From the genome of Symphalangus syndactylus isolate Jambi chromosome 5, NHGRI_mSymSyn1-v2.1_pri, whole genome shotgun sequence, one region includes:
- the LOC129481772 gene encoding LOW QUALITY PROTEIN: olfactory receptor 4F17-like (The sequence of the model RefSeq protein was modified relative to this genomic sequence to represent the inferred CDS: inserted 1 base in 1 codon; deleted 2 bases in 1 codon) — protein MVTEFIFLGLSDSQELQTFIFMVLFFFFFVFYGGIVFGDLLIVITVVSDSHLQSPMYFLLANLSLINLSLSSVTAPKMITDFFSQCKVISFKGCLVQIFLLHFFGGSEMVILIAMAFDRYIAICKPLHYTTIMCGNVCVGIMAVAWGTGFLHLVSQLAFAVHLPFCGPNEVDSFYCDLPRVIKLACADTYRLDIMVIANSGVLTVCSFVLLIISYTIILMTIQCRSSDKSSEALSTLTAHITVILLFFGPCVFIYAWPFPXKSLDKFLAVFYSVITSLLNPIIYTLRNKDMKTAIRWLRKWDVHSSVKF, from the exons ATGGTGACTGAATTCATTTTTCTGGGTCTCTCTGATTCTCAGGAACTCCAGACCTTCatatttatggttttgttttttttt ttttttgtattctatgGAGGAATCGTGTTTGGAGACCTTCTTATTGTCATAACAGTGGTATCTGACTCCCACCTTCAGTCTCCCATGTACTTCCTGCTAGCCAACCTCTCACTCATTAATCTGTCTCTGTCTTCAGTCACAGCCCCCAAGATGATTACTGACTTTTTCAGTCAGTGCAAAGTCATCTCTTTCAAGGGCTGCCTTGTTCagatatttctccttcacttctttgGTGGGAGTGAGATGGTGATCCTCATAGCCATGGCCTTTGACAGATATATAGCAATATGCAAACCCCTACACTATACTACAATTATGTGTGGCAATGTATGTGTCGGCATTATGGCTGTTGCATGGGGAACTGGCTTTCTCCATTTGGTGAGCCAGTTGGCCTTTGCCGTGCACTTACCCTTCTGTGGTCCCAATGAGGTCGATAGTTTTTATTGTGACCTTCCTAGGGTAATCAAACTTGCCTGTGCAGATACCTACAGGCTAGATATTATGGTCATTGCTAACAGTGGTGTGCTCACTGTGTGTTCTTTTGTTCTTCTAATCATCTCATACACTATCATCCTAATGACCATCCAGTGTCGCTCTTCAGATAAGTCGTCCGAAGCTCTGTCCACTTTGACTGCTCACATCACAGTAATTCTTTTGTTCTTTGGACCATGTGTCTTTATTTATGCCTGGCCATTCC TCAAGTCATTAGATAAATTCCTTGCTGTATTTTATTCTGTGATCACCTCTCTCTTGAACCCAATTATATACACACTGAGGAACAAAGACATGAAGACTGCAATAAGATGGCTGAGAAAATGGGATGTGCATTCTAGTGTAAAGTTTTAG